A segment of the Ciona intestinalis unplaced genomic scaffold, KH HT000025.2, whole genome shotgun sequence genome:
tatatgcacattctattttatatgggtgaggtcctatggtGAGGCATTCCATGGGAACTAGAATTAAGGCCAGAATTCTTATTTACCAAAAAACCCTCTCCCAACACTACACCTATGTTAATATCAATACCTTACGATGTAATAACACCCATTATTACCTCACACACAGGTAAGGTCACATTAACGAGGTTATTCAGCGATATTAGCGTACGACGTGCTATTATGGTGGGATGTGCTTTGCAATTGTTCCAACAGATATCAGGAATCAATACAGTTATGTAAGTTGCAGTTATTAACTTTGTAATTCGACTTTGTAGTTATGTAAGTcatatgtaaataaatgtaatttattcatAGTATATTTAAGAGAATTTGCAGCAAAATGACAATCATTAAAAACATGCTATGGGTAAAATCCTTTTCTAATTCCATATTTCTAGtgaataaatgattgaatgaatgttaagttattttatatctatgtatatgtatattgaataaaatacccAATAATTATGAATTTATGACGAAACAAAACAGTAATTATTGAATAGGCCTACACACTATactgattgaatgtaacttatttgccCTTGTGTAGCCAAGCAAGAATATTCTTTACAGTGAAAGTTCACAGTTACTTTCTCttgtattatacaattggttggatttgatttttgtctggtaTGGTTTCGTAGCACCACCAGATCCttatgtatttctttacacaagaatcgtccaacaactatatgagcaccagattGGGGTTTGATGCCAATAGATGTTTACCCTTATCAGTATCGAGCTTTAACAAGTTAACTTGTATTATCCACAAACTAAACCCCATTTAACCCCAGGTATTATTCGGCCACAATAATCCAAATGTCCGGTGTCCGCAACAATACACTCGCTATATGGCTCGCTGCCGTCACAGCATTCGTCAACTTTTGCTTCACAATCGTTGGCGTTTGGTTGGTGGAGAAAGTGGGCAGGAGGTTGTTAACCCTTGTGAGTTTAGGAGGTAAGGGGTTTGCCAGTATAAAGTACAATTTATAAGGGGCAAGTATACAACCTTAAATTTGTATGAATTGAGGGGGTTGGTTGATGTTTGTTACTAAACTGCAAATAATatctatatacagtaggatagaggaagatgggacaccttttcgttctattttcttgtcctatttggtagtaaacaaataacatttaaaaaattataaaactgtgtcctcacgactcccgtagaccgttgttaattgtttaaaatttgaatattatgtactaaaggtgtcccatcttcccccacagtactatatatgatCATATAGATATgtgttattttctttatagGGGAGGCACTATAGTGAGATGTGACAGCGGGCCTGAATTGGCTCATAACACTCATTGTAATTAGCATAAGTGCCCGGTATCTTCGGCTATTGTTGCTACCGGACATCACATAAtgcttaaaattgtttttttggtaaaagcGTTTGGTTTATAATGTTTACTGGTTATTTCAGTGCAAAAAAAAATCCTCCATGCCCAAGTTCCATTATAATTAATAATCATGTTACTTACATCACAATAGGTGTTGTTGTGTCACTGTTGTTTCTTTCAACCGGATTTTTCCTATCTGCTCTCCACTCCCCCCCAGTGACCATGAATTCCACAGACATCTTAAACGACACATCGggctgttttaaatttaagtaagtttgttttaatattaactaaAGAAaagttgtgtatatatatatatatatatatatagtaattaaTAAATCACAtataaggttttaaaaatccaTAAAATAACCGTAAactaactttaattaaatccATGAATCGGTCCTTTAACACTTAATCACAAATTTTAtatctgttgttgttgccacaCATGTATAAGTCTGGAAAAAGTCTCAAGCTTTTTTTCATTAACCATTAAACCGCCGATCATGTAAACCCCTATAGTAATGTTAGTaactttacgcacacttttgtttctattagaattTTAcctcaattaaaataaacggCTCGTCTgtccgctaggtgtagcgaccttgcttattttcttccaactaaatgtaaatatgtttttaactgtaagcgtgtttaaacaactgttttgtcactatatcccgtctttcgttttaaatatgttctaaatcttcgctaccgtaatcgaagagacaaataaaagttattattattataactgtAATTTATAATTCTGGCTTTCAacatttgttaattatttatgttgATGCTGCCGGGCGTATTAAAAATCTAAAGTATTTTtctagaatttttttttgttagtaGATGTTATTTGTTACAATCAGGAAccaataaatttaatgaatttggaaacaatttttaaatatttatatgttgttgctgccagacACTTTTATAAGTCCAAATGAATCTCTAgcaaattttttgttgttgcgtCCCATCATTTGTTACAACTATTAACCTTTTCACCCCAGATCATGCGTTGGCTGCATGCAATCTACTGCATGTGGATATTGTTATACACAGTATGGGCAACCATGGAATGTAACGCAGGCCACTTGTTTACCAACTAATCCAGACAATACTCAGGTATTATGATGTATttatctttcccaaccctGTTTTCATAGCGTGACGACtatgctgttgattcccttctctttgttatTTTCAGGTACATCTCATTATTGTATTATCGTAGTCATTATCGTAGTCAAAGAAATCAgataaaaactacttttttcttgatagttttgtgtttatacaaaagagcaagttaaaatttaattaaacacgcgttgttttcatttcttttgTGTATTTAATTCCATTAAACTTGACACCTCATACcctcattattacatcacagttATCATTGTTGGGTAACTGTTCCACCAAACATGAAGGCTCCCCATACTTTGCATCTAACTACTGCCCTACTAAATACTCATGGATGGCGTTGGCAGGCATGATTCTGTATCTTGCCTTCTTTGCTCCAGGTAGTTAGAATATAAATCGATACAACTTATTAATATACAtagcgaggcaacgacagtcattataacataggtgttatgtttcatacacctattGCCAGTCTAACGAGTTACCcatatgcaacttatttatcctcgcatggtggaccaacgacagtcattataacacaggtgttctgtttcatacacctcgtgcctgcttatgagttaccacgtatgtaacttatttatcctcgcatggcggggcaacaacagtccctataacacgggtgttctgtttcatacacctcgtgcctgcttacgcagtaccacgtatgtaactttgtaggtgattgatttctgtatggctgacaatttgggcaacccattagtgaccactgggttggagaaatcgTAGTGTCTTGAATGTTatgtgttataatataatgCATTATCTGGTTACAGAGCTGTTTCAGatatgctgctaccattacgggcgtatgtgtccttgggcaagatactcaATAGAATTTGTTGctcattggtcactaatgggttgtccaaattatcagccatacaataaaacaaccactcacaaagttacatacgtggtaacttgtaagtggacaCGATGTGTATggaaacccgtgttataacgattgtcattaccccgccatgcaaggataaataagttacatacatacgtggtaacttgtaagcgagcacgaggtgtatggaacagaacacccgtgttataacattcAGTTGCTACTAATACTTTGTCAAAAATAGGATAATCTAAAATTAACCCCATTAAAACCCCCCATATCCGCAGGTATGGGTCCAATGCCATGGACAATCAACTCTGAGATTTACCCACAATGGGCACGTAGTGCTGGTAATGCATTCAGTGCAGGAACTAACTGGgtgtttaatgttgttgtgTCGCTGACATTCCTGGATGTGACGACTGCTCTTACTTATCAAGGTGAGACTTACATACAGTGTAATAAGATTCTATAtgggttctacagtgaggcaggccatgggacctgggatttagaccagagttggcccattaccccaacattgtatatgcacattccattctatatgggtgaggtcctacagtgaggtatgtcatgggacctgggatttagaccagagttggcccattaccccaacattgtatatgcacattctattctatatgggtgaggttctacagtgaggcacaccatggaacctgggatttaggccagagttggcccattacaccaacaatgtatatgtacattctattctatatgggtgaggtcctacagtgaggcacgtcatggaacctgggatttacaccagagttggcccattactctaacattgtatatgcacattccattctatatgggtgaggtcctacagtgaggtatgtcatgggacctgggatttagaccagagttggcccattaccccaacattgtatatgcacattctattctatatgggtgaggttctacagtgaggcacaccatggaacctgggatttaggccagagttggcccattacaccaacaatgtatatgtacattctattctatatgggtgaggtcctacagtgaggcacgtcatggaacctgggatttacaccagagttggcccattaccccaacattgtatatgcacattctattctatatgggtgaggtcctacagtgaggcacgtcatggaacctgggatttagaccagagttggctcattaccccaacattgtattgcacattctattctatatgggtgaggttacagtgaggcacaccatggaacctgggatttaggccagagttggcccattacaccaacaatgtatatgtacattctattctatatgggtgaggtcctacagtgaggcacgtcatggaacctgggatttagaccagagttggcccattaccctaacattgtatatgcacattctattctatatgggtgaggttctacagtgaggcacgtcatggaacctgggatttagaccagagttggcttattaccctaacattgttGAGGTTCTATTCTATTGGGGCACGTTATGGGAGGCATGTCTATAGAAgtctacggttttataactctttgaatgttctttgtttactacgaaatgggacgagaaaattgaataaaaaaggtgtcccacctcccCTCGCCTTACTGTATTTATACAATGTTGTTGCTATTAAGTATTAAACACATCCACCAACCACAGGAGCTTTCTTATTATATGCTGGATTTGCGTTCTGCggatttattttcattttcctcTTTCTTCCCGAAACGAAGGGAAAACCACTGGAAGAAGTTCAAGAACTCTTCCAAGCAGGGTGGCTTGTGCCGTGTAGGAAGGCTAATAATGGTGGGTGGTTTGTGTGGTGTGTTGGGGTTTTGCCGCTCCGGACATAATGTGTCTATCATGGACTTTTTTGTCcgtaacaaaaattttaactaCTAGAACGCTGTTctgattattttaaagtaattttaagtGCCATGACACAGTGTAGTGCTTGCTTTTAGTAATGATGATAACAGTTTGAAGCTCAaccctgctaccattgtggacgtatgtgtccttgggcaaaacacttaacagcaatggTCCAACCCAAAAAATGTATGGTCCAACCccaaaaatgtataaataaattttaatgtgaattatgaaacagaacacacgtgttactgtcgttgtcctgccacgcgaggataaataagttgcattcgtTCAACAGCCAATTATTCCCAGNNNNNNNNNNNNNNNNNNNNNNNNNNNNNNNNNNNNNNNNNNNNNNNNNNTAACCCCATTTAAACCCCCCATATCCGCAGGTATGGGTCCAATGCCATGGACAATCAACTCTGAGATATACCCACAATGGGCACGTAGTGCTGGTAATGCATTCAGTGCAGGGACTAACTGGgtgtttaatgttgttgtgTCGCTGACATTCCTGGATGTGACGACTGCTCT
Coding sequences within it:
- the LOC100179926 gene encoding proton myo-inositol cotransporter-like isoform X2, encoding MMMYSNEHNAPATVVKPQTTNKFVYVLTFFSAIGGFLFGYDTGVVSGAMIILKQKFALNNLWQELIVAITVGFAALFAFMGGPLNTWLGRRKVIMFASVVFTVGSIVLALASGKEMLLCGRAVVGVGIGLASMTVPMYIAEVSPSNVRGRLVSINNLFITGGQFVASCVDGAFSSDVEDGWRYMLGLAAIPATIQFIGFIFLPESPRWLIQKHKEDLAIRSLQKIISDESDIRREFEKIKTSMLEEQTQGKVTLTRLFSDISVRRAIMVGCALQLFQQISGINTVMYYSATIIQMSGVRNNTLAIWLAAVTAFVNFCFTIVGVWLVEKVGRRLLTLVSLGGVVVSLLFLSTGFFLSALHSPPVTMNSTDILNDTSGCFKFKSCVGCMQSTACGYCYTQYGQPWNVTQATCLPTNPDNTQLSLLGNCSTKHEGSPYFASNYCPTKYSWMALAGMILYLAFFAPGMGPMPWTINSEIYPQWARSAGNAFSAGTNWVFNVVVSLTFLDVTTALTYQGAFLLYAGFAFCGFIFIFLFLPETKGKPLEEVQELFQAGWLVPCRKANNEYRVILNQQSDQEESNENTLFIK
- the LOC100179926 gene encoding proton myo-inositol cotransporter-like isoform X1; translation: MSTQSSSNADIDSRELIFQPMMMYSNEHNAPATVVKPQTTNKFVYVLTFFSAIGGFLFGYDTGVVSGAMIILKQKFALNNLWQELIVAITVGFAALFAFMGGPLNTWLGRRKVIMFASVVFTVGSIVLALASGKEMLLCGRAVVGVGIGLASMTVPMYIAEVSPSNVRGRLVSINNLFITGGQFVASCVDGAFSSDVEDGWRYMLGLAAIPATIQFIGFIFLPESPRWLIQKHKEDLAIRSLQKIISDESDIRREFEKIKTSMLEEQTQGKVTLTRLFSDISVRRAIMVGCALQLFQQISGINTVMYYSATIIQMSGVRNNTLAIWLAAVTAFVNFCFTIVGVWLVEKVGRRLLTLVSLGGVVVSLLFLSTGFFLSALHSPPVTMNSTDILNDTSGCFKFKSCVGCMQSTACGYCYTQYGQPWNVTQATCLPTNPDNTQLSLLGNCSTKHEGSPYFASNYCPTKYSWMALAGMILYLAFFAPGMGPMPWTINSEIYPQWARSAGNAFSAGTNWVFNVVVSLTFLDVTTALTYQGAFLLYAGFAFCGFIFIFLFLPETKGKPLEEVQELFQAGWLVPCRKANNEYRVILNQQSDQEESNENTLFIK